A single genomic interval of Homo sapiens chromosome 7, GRCh38.p14 Primary Assembly harbors:
- the HBP1 gene encoding HMG box-containing protein 1 isoform X2 produces the protein MATGLSEHHNMVWEVKTNQMPNAVQKLLLVMDKRASGMNDSLELLQCNENLPSSPGYNSCDEHMELDDLPELQAVQSDPTQSGMYQLSSDVSHQEYPRSSWNQNTSDIPETTYRENEVDWLTELANIATSPQSPLMQCSFYNRSSPVHIIATSKSLHSYARPPPVSSSSKSEPAFPHHHWKEETPVRHERANSESESGIFCMSSLSDDDDLGWCNSWPSTVWHCFLKGTRLCFHKGSNKEWQDVEDFARAEGCDNEEDLQMGIHKVGHHFIQA, from the exons ATGGCGACGGGTTTG TCAGAGCACCATAACATGGTGTGGGAAGTGAAGACAAATCAGATGCCTAATGCAGTACAGAAACTCCTGTTGGTGATGGACAAGAGAGCCTCAGGAATGAATGACTCATTGGAGTTGCTGCAGTGTAATGAGAATTTGCCATCTTCACCTGGATATAACTCCTGTGATGAACACATGGAGCTTG ATGACCTTCCTGAACTTCAGGCAGTTCAAAGTGATCCTACCCAATCTGGCATGTACCAGCTGAGTTCAGATGTTTCACATCAAGAATACCCAAGATCATCTTGGAACCAAAATACCTCAGACATACCAGAAACTACTTACCGTGAAAATGAGGTGGACTGGCTAACAGAATTGGCAAATATCGCGACCAGTCCACAAAGTCCACTGATGCAGTGCTCATTTTACAATAG ATCATCTCCTGTACACATCATAGCCACTAGCAAAAGTTTACATTCCTATGCACGCCCTCCACCAGTGTCCTCTTCTTCGAAGAGTGAACCAGCCTTCCCTCATCACCATTGGAAGGAGGAAACACCAGTAAGACACGAAAGG gcaAATAGTGAGTCAGAATCTGGCATTTTCTGCATGTCCTCCCTGTCAGATGATGATGATTTGGGATGGTGCAATTCCTGGCCTTCAACTGTCTGGCACTGTTTTTTgaaag GCACACGACTGTGCTTTCATAAGGGAAGCAATAAGGAATGGCAAGATGTTGAAGATTTTGCTAGAGCTGAAGGCTGTGATAATGAGGAAGATCTTCAAATGGGCATTCACAAG GTTGGTCATCATTTTATCCAAGCTTGA